Proteins encoded together in one Impatiens glandulifera chromosome 1, dImpGla2.1, whole genome shotgun sequence window:
- the LOC124918942 gene encoding origin of replication complex subunit 4: MADRLKLSSESLILLRKRICDPKFIFSFFSDSPESNYSKLKFIISSSVSEACNNSVLLLGPRGCGQNEILELVLEDILKDYPEMISVIKLEGLLHSDDNSAIKEIANQLCLDNELIFSKMASFDENSQFMIAMLRECGLAHRTLIFILDEFDLFAQGKQKLLYSLLDALQSISSQAVVIGLSCRLDADQLLEKRVRSRFSHRKLLFVPPSKEDSLRLVEHVLLLPKDSSLPSRYVEQFNLKLHKILDDDKFKQIINNLTSIDSSFSHLLRFLFLAVSAMDMKSGFLSLDNFNSALLSSKRQPKQEYLNDCSILELYILVCMKRLEIKEQESYNFNSIMKEYKDIQNSFQTSDSYSRHVCLRAFEHLLECELIAFADNRITNMSIEFRPVKLLIFSHELYDGLKSYRSCPVILQKLLDR, encoded by the exons ATGGCAGACCGACTCAAACTGTCATCGGAATCCTTGATTCTCCTTCGCAAAAGGATTTGCGATCCCAAAtttatcttctccttcttctccgATTCCCCCGAAAGCAACTACAG TAAGTTGAAGTTCATTATATCAAGCTCTGTTTCCGAGGCTTGCAACAACTCAGTTCTACTCCTTGGTCCTCGTGGATGTGGACAAAATGAG ATACTGGAGCTTGTTCTTGAAGACATACTCAAAGATTATCCAGAAATGATATCGGTG ATTAAACTCGAAGGGCTTTTACACAGTGATGATAATAGTGCAATCAAG GAAATTGCTAATCAACTTTGTTTGGACAATGAGTTAATATTCTCAAAAATG GCATCGTTTGATGAAAACTCGCAGTTCATGATAGCCATGTTAAG GGAATGCGGATTGGCTCATAGAACGCTCATTTTTATACTGGATGAGTTTGACTTGTTTGCACAG GGTAAACAAAAGTTGCTTTATAGCTTGCTGGACGCGTTGCAATCTATTTCATCGCAAGCTGTAGTTATTGGTCTAAGTTGCCGACTG GATGCTGATCAGCTCTTGGAGAAGAGAGTAAGATCTCGTTTCTCACATCGAAAGTTGTTGTTCGTTCCCCCCTCGAAAGAAGACTCTTTAAG ATTGGTGGAGCATGTTCTTTTACTTCCAAAGGACTCAAGTCTGCCTTCCCGCTATGTAGAACAATTTAATCTCAAGCTTCAT AAAATATTAGATGAtgataaattcaaacaaataattaataacttaaCAAGTATTGATTCAAGTTTCAGTCATCTACTAAGATTCTT GTTTCTCGCAGTTTCTGCAATGGATATGAAATCTGGATTTTTGTCACTTGATAACTTCAATTCGGCTCTTTTAAGTTCCAAAAGGCAGCCAAAGCAGGAATATCTTAATG ATTGCTCGATTCTTGAACTCTACATTCTAGTGTGCATGAAGAGATTAGAAATCAAAGAGCAAGAGTCATACAACTTCAACTCTATCATGAAAG AGTACAAAGACATACAGAATTCTTTTCAGACATCAGATTCTTATTCGAGGCACGTCTGCTTAAGG GCGTTTGAGCATCTTTTAGAATGCGAACTAATCGCTTTTGCAGACAACAGAATAACCAACATGTCTATTGAATTTCGCCCCGTCAAACTTCTTATCTTTTCCCACGAGCTCTATGATGGCCTCAAGTCATATCGCTCCTGTCCG GTAATTCTTCAGAAGCTACTTGACCGTTAA
- the LOC124918941 gene encoding ubiquitin-like-specific protease ESD4 — MVEQMGALTSNRKRGDYSSLNKKSPSLQPLDLADTHIAKKPKLSSPMLQISDRFVSAKEKTSASSRIYRYPEPINRLRREVHAPCRVRRFGFSLSCRIDPNRSSAGITPKAGVDDNNVVFMGNVLSSHNDQAKSYSGQSLRNWRKDKEVIDVDDDPVENDEEAEVQKEGGGEEEQDNRIEPILKVQSAEKSMQSLSIDGEVNGLNIPVHKKLLETAERRNSKLNSLNFLIETHEKRRAKLQLLRPVKKVEQEEEIITDNIQEAFVPLTQKEEADVKAALSNSNRRKLLVNHGPSNIDITGETIMCLRPKAWLNDEVINVYLELLKEREKREPEKFLKCHFFNTFFYKKLLNAKTPSDFKSLGRWTTHRKLGYHLVDCDKIFIPVHKEIHWCLAVINKKDQKFQYLDSLGGTDSRVLNILAKYYVEEVKGKSGQDIDVSKWKKEFVKDLPAQENGFDCGVFMIKYIDFYSRGVGLCFKQEDMPYFRLRTAKEILRLKAD, encoded by the exons ATGGTTGAACAGATGGGTGCTCTAACGAGCAATAGAAAGCGCGGGGATTACTccagtttgaataaaaaatctCCATCACTGCAACCACTAGATCTTGCTGATACCCACATTGCGAAGAAGCCGAAACTCTCCTCGCCTATGCTTCAAATCTCCGATCGATTTGTATCGGCGAAAGAGAAAACCTCAGCTTCTTCGAGGATATACAGGTACCCGGAACCGATTAATCGGCTAAGGAGGGAAGTTCACGCTCCTTGTAGAGTACGTAGATTTGGGTTTTCTCTTTCTTGCAGAATAGACCCGAACAGGAGTTCTGCTGGCATCACCCCTAAAGCGGGCGTAGACGACAACAACGTCGTATTCATGGGAAATGTTCTCAGTTCGCATAATGACCAGGCCAAGAGTTATTCGGGTCAGAGTTTACGGAATTGGAGAAAGGATAAGGAAGTGATTGATGTTGACGACGATCCAGTTGAAAATGATGAGGAGGCGGAGGTTCAGAAAGagggaggaggagaagaagaacaGGATAATAGGATTGAGCCCATTTTGAAAGTTCAATCTGCAGAGAAATCGATGCAATCGCTTTCAATTGATGGAGAAGTGAATGGTTTGAATATCCCAGTTCACAAAAAATTACTGGAGACAGCAGAAAGGCGGAATTCGAAACTGAACTCATTGAATTTCCTTATCGAAACTCATGAGAAACGTCGGGCTAAACTGCAGTTACTTCGTCCAGTGAAGAAAGTTGAGCAGGAAGAG GAAATAATCACAGATAATATCCAGGAAGCTTTTGTTCCTCTCACCCAGAAAGAAGAGGCTGATGTAAAAGCTGCCTTGTCTAATTCCAACAG GAGGAAGTTATTGGTGAATCATGGCCCCTCTAATATTGATATAACCGGAGAAACAATAATGTGCTTGAGGCCCAAAGCATGGTTGAACGATGAG GTTATAAATGTGTACCTAGAATTGCTGAAAGAAAGGGAAAAGAGGGAACCAGAAAAGTTCTTAAAATGCCATTTCTTCAATACATTCTTCTACAAGAAG TTACTTAATGCAAAGACACCTAGTGATTTTAAGAGTCTCGGTAGATGGACTACTCACAGGAAGCTTGGCTACCATCTCGTTGATTGTGACAAA ATATTTATTCCTGTACACAAAGAAATACATTGGTGCTTAGcagttattaataaaaaagatcaGAAATTCCAATACCTAGATTCACTGGGAGGAACTGACTCACGCGTGCTGAATATCCTG GCTAAATACTATGTGGAAGAGGTTAAGGGAAAAAGTGGACAAGACATTGATGTTAGTAAATGGAAGAAAGAATTTGTTAAGGACCTTCCTGCACAAGAGAACGG GTTTGATTGTGGCGTGTTTATGATAAAGTATATAGACTTCTACAGTAGAGGCGTCGGGCTCTGTTTCAAGCAG GAGGACATGCCTTATTTTCGGCTTAGAACAGCCAAGGAGATCTTAAGGTTGAAAGCTGATTGA
- the LOC124921910 gene encoding translationally-controlled tumor protein homolog — protein sequence MLLYQDLLTGDELLSDSFPYKEIHNGILWEVEGKWVVKGALDVDIGANPSAEEGGEDEGVDDQSVKVVDIVDTFRLQEQPAFDKRQFMAYMKKFIKVLITKLDTANTEVFKKNIEGAIKFLLSKINDLQFFVGESMLDDATLVFAYYKDGATDPTFLYLGHALKEVKC from the exons ATGTTACTCTACCAGGACTTGCTAACTG GGGATGAGCTTCTCTCAGACTCCTTCCCTTATAAGGAAATTCATAATGGGATCTTGTGGGAAGTTGAAGGAAAG TGGGTGGTAAAGGGTGCTTTGGATGTGGACATTGGTGCTAACCCGTCTGCTGAAGAAGGTGGTGAAGATGAGGGTGTTGACGATCAATCTGTCAAAGTTGTCGATATTGTTGACACATTCAGGCTTCAG GAGCAACCTGCTTTCGATAAGAGACAGTTTATGGCATACATGAAGAAGTTTATCAAAGTGTTGATAACAAAGTTGGATACTGCTAATACAGAGGTATTCAAGAAGAACATCGAAGGAGCTATCAAATTTTTGTTGTCCAAAATCAATGACCTCCAATT TTTTGTTGGAGAGAGCATGCTCGACGACGCCACTCTAGTCTTTGCCTACTACAAAGATGGTGCAACTGACCCGACATTTTTATATCTCGGCCATGCTTTGAAAGAAGTCAAGTGCTGA